The following nucleotide sequence is from Syntrophorhabdaceae bacterium.
CAGGAAAGTAATCCATAAGCGTGGGCGGCGGCTCCCCCGGAGACCTTCCCGTAAGATGACGGGAATAATTCTCAATGCCCTGACAGTACCCGATCTCCCGCAGCATCTCGAGATCATAATTCGTCCTTTGCTCGAGCCTTTGCGCCTCAAGCAGCTTATTCCCTTCTTTGAGCAGCTTTAAATGGTCTCTAAGCTCCGCCTCTATAGATGTCACGGCTCGCTCGATAGTCTCTCTGGGAGTTACATAATGGGTGGTGGGATATATGGTGCACCGTTTCAGGCGCTCCGTAATGGCTCCCCGCAACGGGTCGATATGATAAAGGGCCGTGATTCCCCGGTCGTCGAGCACTATTCTAACTGCCTTGTCCTCCTCGTAGGCAGGGAAGACATCGATATTCTCGCCTCTTATTCTGAACCTCCCCCTGTAGAAATCGAGGTCGTTTCTCTCATACTGGCACTGGATCAGTTTATCGAGGATAATTCTCCTGTCGACCGGCTGGCCTTCCTCCAGGTAGAGGAGCATGCCGTAATACGCCTCGGGAGAACCGAGGCCGTAGATGCACGAGACGCTCGCCACGATAATGACGTCGTCTCTTTCGAAAAGGGCATTCGTAGCCTTCAGCCTCAGCTTATCGATCTCCTCGTTAATCGATGAATCCTTTTCTATGTAGGTATCCGACTGGGGGAGGTATGCTTCGGGTTGGTAATAGTCATAGTAGCTTACAAAAAAATGGACTTCATTGTCGGGAAAGAGGCCCTTGAATTCCCCATAAAGCTGCGCCGCAAGTGTCTTGTTATGGGAGATAACGAGGGTTGGCCTTTGGACGCGTTCGATCACATTGGCCATGGTAAAGGTCTTTCCCGAGCCTGTCACCCCGAGAAGTACCTGGTGAGGCGCGCCCTTTTCAAGGTTTTTTGAAAGCATCTCCACGGCCGCCGGCTGATCGCCGCTTAATTGATAGTCACTTGCGATGGTAAACTTTGCCACCCGATAGTTTACCGTCCCGGGCCGGTTTTGTCAAAGCGCAGAACCGCCCTGGCAGGTAGTCGCTGCAGGTGCGCACAGGATATAAAGAAGGGAATTAATAAATGAGGCGCTCCGGACGCCACTGAAACACACCGGAGTTACGTCCCTTCCCCCTTTCGCCATACCGCCTCAGGGGAATTGCGCTGAAAATAACGCAGGGGCCGTCATGAGAGGGGCCCTACTGCTGGGATAGCCCTGAAGCGTAAAGCCTATGCTCCGCTTCAGGACACCTCTCCCTTACTCTAAAATAGGGGGCGGACTGAGGCGTCCGCCCCCTTTCGCATTCTAGAGCTTGAAGAACAGGAGCAATGATACGACGAGAGAATAAATAACCAGCGACTCGATCATTGCCAGACCGATGATCATCGGCGTAAAGACCTTTCCTGATGCTCCCGGATTTCTGGCTATGCCGTCGAGAGCTCCCTGAAGAGCTTTACCCTGGCCAACTGCCCCACCCGCTGCCGCAATACCGATACCCAGGCCGGCGGCCAGGGCGATCATCTGCTTGACGGATGAGTCAAGACCCTTTCCCTCGTCAGCGGCCATTGCGACCGTTACGGAGAGACTTACGAAAATCCCGAGAAGCATCATGACTAATAGAGCTTTTTTCATTTGAATCCCACTCCTTTCGTATTGTTATTTAATGTTCCTCATGGGAAATAGCCCCAGAAAAATATGCCATCGCCAGCATCATGAACACGAAGGTCTGCACGAAGGCAACAAACAGACCGAGAGCCATGAAAGGCACCGGAAGCAGAAAGGGAATCAGGCCGAAGAAGATGCCGGTAACCAAATGGTCGCCGAAGATGTTGCCGAAAAGCCTGAGACCGAGCGAGAGAGGCCGCGCGATATGACCCACAATCTCGATGGGGATCATAATGGGCGCCAGCCAGCCCACGGGTCCCATAAACTGCTTAAGGTACTTTATGCCATGTTCCTTTACGCCATAATAATGGGTCATCACAAACACGGTAAGGGAACAGGCGAAGGTCGTATTCACATTATCCGTGGCGGGAAGAAATCCCGGGATGAAACCGGCAAGGTTGTTAAAAAGGATAAAAAGCCCAAGGGTTCCCACGAGGAGGACGAATTCCTTTCCTCTTGGCCCCATGGTATCCACGATGATGCCCGACACGCCTTCGGCCATTACTTCAACAAGGTTCCCGAAGCTGAACTTGGCCGACGGCACCACATCGTCCTCGGATTTCTTGAGCTGTCTATACCCCAAGATCACGATCGCCAGAAGTATGACCGACGCAATAATCCCGTTTGACACATGGGCAGGCAACCCCTTGAGACCGGGTATCAAGGACGCCCAGGTAAATGCCTCATGCTCCATTCTTCTGCCTCCTTTTCCCTGCAGGGCTGAAAACGGATATGACCTGGCTGATTACAATGGATATAAAGACAGTGGAGAGGCCGATAAGAAAAAACGCCACGCTTATATCCCCGTACGCCATCACCAGAGCCACAAGCCCTACAAGAACGAGAAATTTAATCGGAAGTTTAATGACAACTTCTTTCTTGCTTATAGTCCCGTTCGCGAACCCACCTTCTATTATTTTTTTCAGGAACCTGAAATTAAGGGTCATCATGGAGCTTCCTACGGCAAAGCTGAAGAAATATTTGAATTCTCTCATTATTACTGCGGATAATATCGACCCGAGCACAAGAACGATTACATTTACCCGTTCGATGTCATTTATGCTTGTCTCTTTCATTCTCCTTTTCCATCTTTTTGGCTGCCGTATAAACCGCTTTCATGGCAGCCAAAATCCCAATCATCAGAAACGAAAACGACAGGTAAGGGTATGTCCCGAAATACTTGTCAAGAAAGTATCCTATTACTATGCCCAGGGCGACGCACAATCCCATCTCCAGGCCCAGTGAACCAAAGGCCATGAGCGCCTTGAGCACGTCCTTTTTATCGTCTGAGGCCGCCATATACTTTATTGATCTCCCACTTTGTACCATAAG
It contains:
- the atpB gene encoding F0F1 ATP synthase subunit A produces the protein MEHEAFTWASLIPGLKGLPAHVSNGIIASVILLAIVILGYRQLKKSEDDVVPSAKFSFGNLVEVMAEGVSGIIVDTMGPRGKEFVLLVGTLGLFILFNNLAGFIPGFLPATDNVNTTFACSLTVFVMTHYYGVKEHGIKYLKQFMGPVGWLAPIMIPIEIVGHIARPLSLGLRLFGNIFGDHLVTGIFFGLIPFLLPVPFMALGLFVAFVQTFVFMMLAMAYFSGAISHEEH
- a CDS encoding ATP synthase subunit I; its protein translation is MKETSINDIERVNVIVLVLGSILSAVIMREFKYFFSFAVGSSMMTLNFRFLKKIIEGGFANGTISKKEVVIKLPIKFLVLVGLVALVMAYGDISVAFFLIGLSTVFISIVISQVISVFSPAGKRRQKNGA
- a CDS encoding AtpZ/AtpI family protein; protein product: MAASDDKKDVLKALMAFGSLGLEMGLCVALGIVIGYFLDKYFGTYPYLSFSFLMIGILAAMKAVYTAAKKMEKENERDKHK